Proteins encoded by one window of Micromonospora coxensis:
- a CDS encoding AMP-binding protein, whose translation MTPLSDLLPAVRAVPFVRDLARHGDRPAVVTDAGVLSYADLAARVARTARRLGPRRRLVLVTGANTVDALVAYLGALHGGHPVLLVPGDGPAAGTLTEAYDPDVVIGPADGGWTLRERRDGTAHDLHPDLALLLSTSGSTGSPKLVRLSHDNLQANAEAIADYLGIRDTDRAMTSLPLHYCYGLSVVHSHLARGAALVLTDRSVADACFWDLFRQARATTFAGVPYTFDLLDRVGFAAMDLPHLRYVTVAGGRLAPEKVVRHAELGRRSGWDLFVMYGQTEATARMAYLPPDLAVSRPEAIGVPVPGGQFRLAPTADQPDGTGELVYAGPNVMLGYAERPADLAAGRTVDELHTGDLARRGPDGLYEIVGRRSRFAKILGLRVDPQQVEALLAAHDVDAACLGADDELLVAVAGDADPQRVRRLVADEVGLPPRAVRVLPVDALPRLGTGKVDYPALRALAATPPPVTPPAAPPGDDLCRLYAEVLDRTDVTPEHSFVDLGGDSLSYVEMSVRLEQVLGQLPPNWHTVPIGALPAPRAGRPRRRRALETSVALRAIAIVLIVGSHIPLFTLTGGAHLLLGVAGFNFARFQLTDAGRTDRLRQVRAGLARIVLPTMAWIAAMLVVTDQYRLSTLFLAHSLLGPDDAKTEWHFWFIEALVYILIGVAALLAVPRVDRLERRHPFALPMTLVGLGLLSRYDVFGLDARYDLPTALVAFWLFALGWAAARADGVRQRLLVTAAAAATVPGFFGQPGREALIVAGFALLIWLPTVPSLGPVNRVASVLAGSSLYIYLTHWQVYPHLRDLPLVALVASLALGIGYATLVNRAGRWFAGQRTSTRR comes from the coding sequence GTGACGCCCCTGTCCGACCTGCTCCCGGCCGTACGCGCGGTGCCGTTCGTCCGCGATCTGGCCCGCCACGGTGACCGCCCCGCCGTCGTGACCGACGCCGGGGTCCTGTCGTACGCCGACCTGGCCGCCCGGGTCGCGCGGACCGCGCGACGGCTCGGTCCTCGCCGACGGCTGGTCCTGGTGACCGGGGCGAACACGGTCGACGCGCTGGTGGCGTACCTCGGCGCCCTGCACGGCGGACACCCGGTGCTGCTGGTTCCCGGCGACGGCCCGGCAGCCGGGACGCTGACCGAGGCGTACGACCCGGACGTGGTGATCGGCCCGGCCGACGGCGGGTGGACGCTGCGGGAGCGGCGGGACGGCACCGCCCACGACCTGCACCCCGACCTGGCGCTGCTGCTGAGCACCTCCGGGTCGACCGGCTCGCCGAAGCTGGTCCGGCTCTCCCACGACAACCTCCAGGCCAACGCCGAGGCGATCGCCGACTACCTGGGCATCCGCGACACCGACCGGGCGATGACCAGCCTGCCGCTGCACTACTGCTACGGCCTGTCGGTGGTGCACAGCCACCTGGCCCGGGGCGCCGCGCTGGTGCTCACCGACCGCTCGGTCGCCGACGCCTGCTTCTGGGACCTGTTCCGGCAGGCGCGGGCGACCACCTTCGCCGGCGTGCCGTACACCTTCGACCTGCTCGACCGGGTCGGCTTCGCCGCGATGGACCTGCCGCACCTGCGCTACGTCACCGTGGCCGGCGGCCGGCTCGCGCCGGAGAAGGTGGTCCGCCACGCCGAGCTGGGCCGGCGCAGCGGCTGGGACCTGTTCGTCATGTACGGCCAGACCGAGGCGACCGCCCGGATGGCGTACCTGCCGCCGGACCTCGCGGTGAGCCGGCCGGAGGCGATCGGCGTGCCGGTGCCGGGCGGGCAGTTCCGCCTCGCCCCGACGGCCGACCAGCCCGACGGCACCGGCGAGCTGGTGTACGCCGGCCCGAACGTCATGCTCGGCTACGCCGAGCGCCCGGCCGACCTGGCCGCGGGGCGTACCGTCGACGAGCTGCACACCGGCGACCTGGCCCGGCGCGGCCCGGACGGCCTGTACGAGATCGTCGGCCGGCGCAGCCGGTTCGCCAAGATCCTCGGCCTGCGGGTGGACCCGCAGCAGGTGGAGGCGCTGCTCGCCGCGCACGACGTCGACGCGGCCTGCCTCGGCGCGGACGACGAACTGCTGGTCGCGGTGGCCGGGGACGCCGACCCGCAGCGGGTCCGCCGGCTGGTCGCCGACGAGGTCGGGCTGCCGCCGCGCGCGGTCCGGGTGCTGCCGGTGGACGCGCTGCCCCGGCTGGGCACCGGCAAGGTGGACTATCCGGCGCTGCGCGCCCTCGCCGCGACTCCCCCGCCGGTGACCCCGCCGGCCGCGCCGCCCGGCGACGACCTGTGCCGGCTCTACGCCGAGGTGCTCGACCGCACCGACGTGACCCCGGAGCACAGCTTCGTCGACCTCGGCGGCGACTCGCTGTCGTACGTCGAGATGTCGGTGCGGCTGGAGCAGGTGCTCGGTCAGCTCCCGCCGAACTGGCACACCGTGCCCATCGGCGCGCTCCCCGCGCCCAGGGCCGGCCGGCCGCGCCGCCGCCGGGCGCTGGAGACGAGCGTCGCGTTGCGCGCGATCGCCATCGTGCTGATCGTCGGCTCGCACATCCCGCTGTTCACCCTCACCGGCGGCGCGCACCTGCTGCTCGGGGTGGCCGGCTTCAACTTCGCCCGGTTCCAGCTCACCGACGCGGGCCGGACCGACCGGCTGCGGCAGGTCCGCGCCGGACTGGCCCGGATCGTACTGCCCACCATGGCCTGGATCGCGGCGATGCTGGTGGTCACCGACCAGTACCGGCTGAGCACGCTGTTCCTGGCGCACAGCCTTCTCGGCCCGGACGACGCGAAGACCGAGTGGCACTTCTGGTTCATCGAGGCGCTGGTCTACATCCTGATCGGGGTGGCCGCCCTGCTGGCCGTGCCCCGCGTCGACCGGCTGGAACGCCGGCACCCGTTCGCCCTGCCGATGACCCTCGTGGGGCTGGGGCTGCTCAGCCGGTACGACGTGTTCGGCCTGGACGCCCGCTACGACCTGCCCACCGCGCTGGTGGCGTTCTGGCTCTTCGCGCTCGGCTGGGCAGCCGCCCGCGCCGACGGCGTCCGGCAGCGGCTGCTGGTGACCGCTGCCGCGGCGGCGACCGTGCCGGGCTTCTTCGGCCAGCCCGGCCGGGAGGCGCTGATCGTGGCCGGGTTCGCGCTGCTGATCTGGCTGCCGACCGTGCCGAGCCTCGGGCCGGTGAACCGGGTGGCGAGCGTCCTGGCGGGCAGCTCGCTGTACATCTACCTGACCCACTGGCAGGTCTACCCGCACCTGCGGGACCTGCCGCTGGTCGCCCTGGTCGCCTCACTGGCGCTGGGCATCGGGTACGCGACGCTGGTCAACCGGGCCGGCCGCTGGTTCGCGGGCCAACGGACTTCAACAAGACGTTGA
- a CDS encoding MmcQ/YjbR family DNA-binding protein: protein MTRDEMVAYCLGLPAAWLDRPWEETEVAKVGSRIFAFLGAPHDPPRVWVKCGPDRVLADEWLHRHPSDAAVAPYLGRYGWNALRLDGGIADDELFEAVDASYEAVVARLPKRERPA from the coding sequence ATGACCCGCGACGAGATGGTGGCGTACTGCCTGGGCCTGCCGGCGGCCTGGCTGGACCGCCCTTGGGAGGAGACCGAGGTGGCCAAGGTGGGCAGCCGCATCTTCGCCTTCCTCGGCGCCCCGCACGATCCGCCCCGGGTGTGGGTGAAGTGCGGCCCGGACCGGGTGCTGGCCGACGAGTGGCTGCACCGACACCCCTCCGACGCGGCGGTGGCCCCCTACCTAGGCCGGTACGGCTGGAACGCGCTGCGGCTCGACGGCGGCATCGCCGACGACGAACTGTTCGAGGCGGTCGACGCCTCGTACGAGGCGGTGGTGGCGAGACTGCCGAAGCGCGAGCGCCCCGCCTGA
- a CDS encoding universal stress protein, with protein sequence MPMNRPVVVGVDGSPSSLVAAEHAARAAVLRRLPLHLVHGYLHPLGYGVPLNPYDLGLPAPTEESRQMLEKVAAELVDRWPGLTVQVRQVAGGPGASLVEASRHAALVVVGSRGLGGFAGLLLGSVGSQVAAHAHCPVLVVRPEEQPIPVDGPVLAGVDGSDGARRAAGYAAEEATLRDVPLVLVHVGPPDGDRPVPEEVAESQAAYQAEAVRLLAEASAAVRADHPELVVREHPVRAAGAVQGLVEASGSASMVAVGTRGRGGFTGLLLGSVSQALVQHAHCPVLVAHPYD encoded by the coding sequence GTGCCGATGAACCGACCTGTCGTGGTGGGCGTCGACGGATCGCCGTCCAGCCTGGTCGCCGCCGAACACGCGGCCCGTGCCGCCGTGCTGCGGCGGCTGCCGCTGCACCTGGTGCACGGGTACCTGCACCCGCTCGGCTACGGCGTGCCGCTCAACCCGTACGACCTGGGGCTGCCGGCGCCCACCGAGGAGTCGCGGCAGATGCTGGAGAAGGTGGCGGCCGAGCTGGTCGACCGCTGGCCCGGACTGACCGTGCAGGTGCGCCAGGTCGCCGGGGGGCCGGGCGCGTCGTTGGTCGAGGCGTCCCGCCACGCCGCGCTCGTGGTGGTCGGCAGTCGCGGGCTGGGTGGCTTCGCCGGACTGCTGCTCGGCTCGGTGGGCAGCCAGGTGGCGGCGCACGCGCACTGCCCGGTGCTGGTGGTGCGGCCCGAGGAGCAGCCGATCCCGGTCGACGGTCCGGTGCTGGCCGGGGTGGACGGCTCGGACGGGGCACGGCGGGCCGCCGGGTACGCCGCCGAGGAGGCGACGCTGCGCGACGTGCCGCTGGTGCTGGTGCACGTCGGTCCGCCGGACGGGGACCGTCCGGTGCCGGAGGAGGTGGCGGAGTCGCAGGCCGCGTACCAGGCGGAGGCGGTGCGGTTGCTCGCCGAGGCGTCCGCGGCGGTCCGCGCCGACCACCCGGAGCTGGTGGTGCGGGAGCACCCGGTACGGGCGGCCGGCGCGGTGCAGGGGCTGGTGGAGGCGAGCGGGTCGGCGTCGATGGTGGCGGTGGGCACCCGGGGCCGGGGCGGGTTCACCGGCCTGCTGCTCGGCTCGGTCAGCCAGGCCCTGGTGCAGCACGCGCACTGCCCGGTGCTCGTCGCCCACCCGTACGACTGA
- a CDS encoding FMN reductase encodes MSRRTLAVVSAGLSRPSSTRLLADQLAAAARDELVRRGHEVELHVVELRDHAHDVVDNLLTGFPSTALRQAVDTVAGADGVIAVTPIFSGSYNGLFKSFFDVLESGALVDTPVLIGATGGTARHSLALEHAVRPLFSYLRAVVVPTAVYAAPEDWSGGSADGALRARVVRAGAELAEQVDRRPPLGGPADPFALTTDFAQLLGRRED; translated from the coding sequence ATGAGCCGGCGCACCCTGGCCGTGGTCTCGGCCGGGCTCAGCCGGCCCTCGTCCACCCGGCTGCTCGCCGACCAGCTCGCCGCGGCCGCCCGCGACGAGCTGGTCCGGCGCGGCCACGAGGTGGAGCTGCACGTCGTCGAGCTGCGCGACCACGCGCACGACGTGGTCGACAACCTGCTCACCGGCTTCCCGTCGACCGCGCTGCGCCAGGCCGTCGACACGGTGGCCGGCGCGGACGGCGTGATCGCCGTGACGCCGATCTTCAGCGGGTCGTACAACGGGCTGTTCAAGTCCTTCTTCGACGTGCTGGAGTCCGGGGCGCTGGTCGACACCCCGGTGCTGATCGGCGCCACCGGCGGCACGGCGCGGCACTCGCTCGCCCTGGAACACGCGGTCCGCCCGCTCTTCAGCTACCTGCGGGCGGTGGTGGTGCCGACCGCGGTCTACGCCGCGCCGGAGGACTGGTCCGGCGGGTCCGCCGACGGCGCGCTGCGCGCCCGGGTGGTGCGCGCCGGCGCGGAACTGGCCGAGCAGGTCGACCGTCGGCCGCCGTTGGGTGGCCCCGCCGACCCGTTCGCCCTCACCACCGACTTCGCGCAGCTGCTCGGCCGCCGCGAGGACTGA
- a CDS encoding LLM class flavin-dependent oxidoreductase, which yields MQFGVFTVGDVTVDPTNGREPTERERIKAMVAIALKAEEVGLDVFATGEHHNPPFVPSSPTTMLGYIAARTERLLLSTSTTLITTNDPVKIAEDYAMLQHLADGRVDLMMGRGNTGPVYPWFGQDIRNGIPLAIENYDLLHRLWREDVVDWKGRFRTPLQSFTSTPRPLDGVPPFVWHGSIRSPEIAEQAAYYGDGFFANHIFWPKEHTQRMVGLYRQRFAHYGHGSPEQAIVGLGGQVFVRKNSQDAVREFRPYFDNAPVYGHGPSLEDFSRETPLTVGSPQQVIDRTLGFREYVGDYQRQLFLIDHAGLPLKTVLEQLDILGAEVVPVLRKEFDSLRPAHVPEAPTHAALVAARDAAPAGAEATR from the coding sequence ATGCAGTTCGGAGTCTTCACCGTCGGCGACGTCACGGTCGACCCGACCAACGGTCGGGAGCCGACCGAGCGTGAGCGGATCAAGGCGATGGTCGCCATCGCGCTCAAGGCCGAGGAGGTCGGCCTGGACGTCTTCGCCACCGGCGAGCACCACAACCCGCCGTTCGTGCCGTCGTCGCCCACCACCATGCTGGGCTACATCGCGGCCCGCACCGAGCGGCTGCTGCTCTCCACCTCGACCACCCTGATCACCACCAACGACCCGGTGAAGATCGCCGAGGACTACGCCATGCTCCAGCACCTGGCCGACGGCCGGGTGGACCTGATGATGGGACGCGGCAACACCGGCCCGGTCTACCCGTGGTTCGGGCAGGACATCCGCAACGGCATCCCGCTCGCCATCGAGAACTACGACCTGCTCCACCGGCTGTGGCGCGAGGACGTCGTCGACTGGAAGGGGCGCTTCCGCACCCCGTTGCAGTCGTTCACCTCGACCCCGCGCCCGCTCGACGGCGTCCCGCCGTTCGTCTGGCACGGCTCCATCCGCAGCCCGGAGATCGCCGAGCAGGCCGCGTACTACGGCGACGGGTTCTTCGCCAACCACATCTTCTGGCCCAAGGAGCACACCCAGCGGATGGTCGGGCTCTACCGGCAGCGCTTCGCCCACTACGGCCACGGCTCCCCGGAGCAGGCCATCGTCGGGCTCGGCGGGCAGGTCTTCGTCCGGAAGAACTCCCAGGACGCCGTCCGGGAGTTCCGGCCGTACTTCGACAACGCCCCGGTCTACGGGCACGGGCCGTCGCTGGAGGACTTCAGCCGGGAGACGCCGCTGACCGTGGGCAGCCCGCAGCAGGTCATCGACCGCACCCTCGGCTTCCGGGAGTACGTCGGCGACTACCAGCGCCAGCTCTTCCTGATCGACCACGCCGGCCTGCCGCTGAAGACCGTGCTGGAGCAGCTCGACATCCTCGGTGCGGAGGTGGTCCCGGTGCTGCGCAAGGAGTTCGACTCGCTGCGCCCCGCGCACGTCCCCGAGGCGCCCACCCACGCCGCGCTGGTCGCGGCCCGCGACGCCGCACCGGCGGGAGCGGAGGCCACCCGATGA
- a CDS encoding DUF2975 domain-containing protein, translating to MLQTFSLPGQFAHMAEESPDLAYLRWPLTAVAVFWVLCVQVVIVSTWKLLTLVKNDRIFTESSLAWVDAIVWAIVAAWVVLLGVFLYVGFRADDPGLPLLLFLMVVGVAVLGLLMVVMRALLRQATTLRTDMEAVI from the coding sequence ATGTTGCAGACCTTCTCGCTGCCCGGGCAGTTCGCGCACATGGCCGAGGAGTCCCCGGATCTCGCCTACCTGAGGTGGCCGTTGACCGCCGTCGCGGTCTTCTGGGTGCTGTGCGTCCAGGTGGTGATCGTGTCCACCTGGAAGCTGCTCACCCTGGTCAAGAACGACCGCATCTTCACCGAGAGCTCCCTGGCCTGGGTGGACGCGATCGTGTGGGCCATCGTCGCCGCCTGGGTGGTGCTCCTGGGGGTGTTCCTCTACGTCGGGTTCCGCGCGGACGACCCCGGGCTGCCGTTGCTGCTGTTCCTGATGGTGGTCGGCGTCGCCGTGCTGGGGCTGCTGATGGTGGTCATGCGGGCGCTGTTGCGCCAGGCCACGACGCTGCGCACCGACATGGAGGCGGTGATCTGA
- a CDS encoding VOC family protein — protein sequence MTSHLFAISFAASEPPRLARFWSGLLGWEPADDDTLLPADDTGFRLRFVATGEPKTGQNRAHFDLTSDSLEDQRRTVARALEWGARHVDVGQGPDDAHVVLADPEGNEFCVIEPGNNFLADCGFIGALACDGSQEVGYFWSAALGWPLVWDQDQETAIRSPHGGPKITWGGPPLMPRTGRDRVRFDLAPAADGDQRAEVDRLLSLGATRIDTGRAGPGCVALADPDGNEFCLLPPR from the coding sequence ATGACGTCTCACCTCTTCGCGATCTCGTTCGCCGCGAGTGAACCGCCACGGCTCGCGCGGTTCTGGTCCGGGCTGCTGGGCTGGGAGCCGGCCGACGACGACACGCTCCTACCCGCCGACGACACCGGGTTCCGGCTCCGCTTCGTGGCGACCGGGGAGCCGAAGACCGGCCAGAACCGGGCGCACTTCGACCTGACCAGCGACTCCCTCGAGGACCAGCGGCGGACGGTGGCCAGGGCGCTGGAGTGGGGCGCCCGGCACGTCGACGTGGGCCAGGGCCCCGACGACGCCCACGTGGTGCTCGCCGACCCCGAGGGCAACGAGTTCTGCGTCATCGAGCCGGGCAACAACTTCCTGGCCGACTGCGGGTTCATCGGGGCGCTGGCCTGCGACGGTTCGCAGGAGGTCGGCTACTTCTGGAGCGCGGCGCTGGGGTGGCCGCTGGTCTGGGACCAGGACCAGGAGACGGCGATCCGTTCGCCGCACGGCGGCCCGAAGATCACCTGGGGTGGCCCGCCGCTGATGCCGAGGACCGGCCGGGACCGGGTGCGCTTCGACCTCGCCCCGGCCGCCGACGGTGACCAGCGGGCGGAGGTCGACCGACTGCTCTCCCTGGGGGCGACGCGCATCGACACCGGCCGGGCCGGGCCCGGCTGCGTGGCGCTGGCCGATCCCGACGGCAACGAGTTCTGTCTGCTGCCGCCCCGCTGA
- a CDS encoding DNA-3-methyladenine glycosylase produces the protein MDYSWLGAPAAQVPETARTMLGWEISAGGVRIRLTEVEAYAGTGEDPASHAHRGPTPRTRVMFGPAGRAYTYFVFGVHWCVNIVCGREGEAAAVLLRAGEVVDGRDIARKRRGEVADRDLARGPARLVVALGISAEANGTSVIDGTGPLLLTPPERPVAPSEISAGPRVGVAAAHDVPWRFWVTGDPTVSSYRRHVPRRPRNS, from the coding sequence GTGGACTACTCATGGCTCGGCGCGCCCGCCGCTCAGGTCCCCGAGACGGCACGGACGATGCTGGGCTGGGAGATCTCGGCCGGCGGCGTCCGGATCAGGCTGACCGAGGTCGAGGCGTACGCCGGGACCGGCGAGGATCCGGCCTCGCACGCCCATCGGGGTCCCACCCCCAGGACCAGGGTCATGTTCGGGCCGGCCGGACGCGCCTACACCTACTTCGTGTTCGGGGTGCACTGGTGCGTGAACATCGTCTGTGGTCGCGAGGGAGAGGCCGCGGCGGTCCTGCTGCGCGCGGGTGAGGTCGTCGACGGGCGGGACATCGCCCGCAAGCGTCGTGGCGAGGTGGCCGACCGTGACCTCGCCCGCGGGCCGGCTCGGCTGGTGGTCGCGCTGGGGATCTCCGCCGAGGCGAACGGCACCTCGGTGATCGACGGCACCGGCCCGCTGCTGTTGACGCCGCCGGAGCGTCCGGTCGCGCCGTCGGAGATCTCCGCCGGCCCGCGCGTCGGGGTCGCCGCCGCGCACGACGTGCCCTGGCGCTTCTGGGTCACCGGCGACCCCACCGTCAGCAGCTACCGCCGGCACGTCCCGCGCCGCCCGCGGAATAGTTGA
- a CDS encoding helix-turn-helix domain-containing protein — protein sequence MPIVVRIDVELAKRKMSVGEFAERVGLTPANVAVLKNGRAKAVRFSTLEAMCRVLDCQPGDLLEWVDE from the coding sequence ATGCCCATCGTCGTCCGTATCGACGTCGAGCTGGCCAAGCGCAAGATGAGCGTCGGCGAGTTCGCCGAGCGTGTCGGGCTCACCCCGGCGAACGTGGCGGTGCTCAAGAACGGTCGGGCCAAGGCGGTCCGGTTCAGCACCCTGGAGGCCATGTGCCGGGTGCTCGACTGCCAGCCCGGTGACCTCCTCGAGTGGGTCGACGAATGA
- a CDS encoding ArsR/SmtB family transcription factor produces MSASEPTGDELLAVLATLANPHRLRVIAALSRERTYVSRLARDLGISRALLQLHLRKLEAAGLVSAQLELSPDGKAMKFYEVRPFAYRLTPAVIADAADTLSTDTEDSNRQEGARDGRT; encoded by the coding sequence ATGAGCGCGTCGGAGCCGACCGGGGACGAGCTGCTCGCGGTGCTGGCCACGCTGGCGAACCCGCACCGGCTGCGGGTGATCGCCGCCCTCAGCCGGGAGCGCACCTACGTCAGCCGGCTCGCCCGTGACCTGGGCATCAGCCGGGCGCTGCTCCAACTGCACCTGCGCAAGCTCGAAGCCGCCGGGCTGGTCTCGGCCCAGCTCGAACTCTCCCCCGACGGCAAGGCCATGAAGTTCTACGAGGTCCGCCCGTTCGCGTACCGGTTGACGCCGGCCGTCATCGCGGACGCGGCCGACACGCTCAGCACCGACACCGAGGACAGCAACCGACAGGAAGGCGCACGGGATGGACGGACATGA
- a CDS encoding universal stress protein, whose translation MTIRSGAPVVVGVDGSAAALDAVRFAAREAALRHRPLRVVHAFIWPLMGQPLGPVPGAPSDAGLRAQAERYVTDAVAEAGKTAPEVAVTGELVDGAPTPVLLRESRDAALIVLGNRGLGGFAGLLIGSSAVQVSARADCPVLVVKGEPRADGPVLVGVDGSALSTEALGFAFEEASLRGTSVVAVHAWLAPTPLGPGDMLPLVYDVDAVAAEEKRVLAEAVAGWTEKFPDVPVRQLVAHGSAARVLVEQSATAQLTVVGAHGRGAFTGLLLGSVSHAVLHHSHSPLAILRHHKQDDRS comes from the coding sequence ATGACCATCAGATCCGGTGCTCCCGTCGTGGTGGGTGTGGACGGTTCCGCCGCCGCCCTGGACGCCGTACGGTTCGCCGCCCGGGAGGCCGCGCTGCGGCACCGTCCACTGCGGGTGGTGCACGCGTTCATCTGGCCGCTCATGGGCCAGCCGCTCGGGCCGGTGCCCGGCGCCCCGTCCGACGCGGGCCTGCGCGCGCAGGCCGAGCGGTACGTCACGGACGCGGTCGCCGAGGCCGGCAAGACCGCGCCCGAGGTCGCCGTGACCGGTGAGCTGGTCGACGGCGCGCCCACGCCGGTGCTGCTGCGCGAGTCCCGCGACGCGGCGCTGATCGTGCTCGGCAACCGGGGCCTGGGCGGCTTCGCCGGGCTGCTGATCGGCTCGTCGGCCGTGCAGGTCTCCGCCCGGGCCGACTGCCCGGTGCTGGTGGTCAAGGGCGAGCCGCGCGCCGACGGGCCGGTGCTGGTCGGCGTGGACGGCTCGGCGCTGTCCACCGAGGCGCTCGGCTTCGCGTTCGAGGAGGCGTCGCTGCGCGGCACCTCGGTGGTGGCGGTGCACGCCTGGCTGGCTCCGACGCCGCTCGGCCCCGGCGACATGCTCCCCCTGGTGTACGACGTGGACGCGGTCGCCGCCGAGGAGAAGCGGGTGCTGGCCGAGGCCGTGGCCGGTTGGACGGAGAAGTTCCCGGACGTGCCGGTGCGTCAGCTCGTCGCGCACGGGTCGGCGGCTCGGGTGCTGGTGGAGCAGTCCGCCACCGCGCAGCTGACCGTGGTCGGCGCGCACGGCCGGGGCGCCTTCACCGGGCTGCTGCTCGGCTCGGTGAGCCACGCGGTCCTGCACCACTCGCACAGTCCGCTGGCGATCCTGCGCCACCACAAGCAGGACGACAGGTCCTGA